The following DNA comes from Nocardioides sp. JQ2195.
GCCGCTGGCTGCCTGCTGTGGCACGTGCTGACCGGCTCCGCGCCGTACGCCGGCACCGACGTCGAGGTCGCCCTCGGCCACATCCAGGGGCCCATCCCGCAGCTTCCGGGCAAGGACGACTTCAGCTCCGCGGTCAACGCCCTGCTGCGCCGGTCGATGGCGAAGGAGCCGCGCAGGAGGCACCCGTCGGCCCGTGCGCTGCACGCCGAGCTGGCCCACCTGGCCACCCTCGCCCCGGACTCGGTCCTGTTGCCGGGAGCGACGGCGTTCCGGGCACCGATCGTGCTCGAGAGGGGCAGGCGTCGCTGGGTCCCGGGGACGGTCGCCGCGGTCGCGACCGGAGCGGTGGTCGTGGGCACCCTGTTCGCCGCCGGATTCCTCGAGGGGGATCCGGAGCGCCAAGCCGCCTCGGTCCTCGGCAGGTCGAGCACGCCCTCCACGGTCGCGGCGGCGAAGGTGGTCAACGAGCCGCCGACGTTGGTGCCGGCCACCTCCTCGGAGTCGGCGTCGTCGTCGGAGCCCACCGATGCGGCGGAGCCCGGCGAGGGTCCGCGGGTGAGGCGCCGGGCAGCCCGTTCCGGTGGTGACGGCGGTGCCGGTGAGGGCGGTGGCGGCGACGGCGGTCCGGTCCCGACGAAGCGCAAGGACCGGACCAAGACCTCGACGACCCCGACCCCGGCTCCGGTCAACCACTACCGCTGCTGGAACGGCGACGAGGTGCCGGACTACTCCGACTGCACGCGTCCCCTCGGTTGGACCGGAGCCAGCTACATCTTCCGTGACCTCCCGAACCTGAGTGACTGCCGGGCCGTGGCACAACCGGCCAGCCCCAACATGGTCGAGTCGTGGGGATGTCGCTACGCGAGTGGCGGGACCGAGAAGAACTGGGTGACGATCAGTCGTTGGTACACCTCACGCAACGCCAGGTCCTACTACTCGAGCTGGTTCAGCGGCGTGGCCAGCTCCGGTGCGTGGTTGCGGGGTGATCGCCGCTTCGGCGTGGCCATGTCCGGGCGCAAGGGCGACCGCCAGCGTCGCTTCGGAGTCGTCCGGATCTATGAGAACGAGCCGTGGTCGGTGTCGGTCAATGCCACCGACAAGGCGGCGCGCAAGGCCTTCTTCGACCGTTTCCATCGCTACCGCTACCCGAACTGGTTGCGCGGCTACAAGTACCAGTGAGCGTGGTCCGGGCCCCGTTGCCCGGGTGTCGGGCAGCTGCCCCGTGTGTCAGGCGGGCGGCGGCGGACGACGGTCGTCGACGACGTGGGTCGTGCGGGAACGCTGCGCGTTCATCACGAGTGCCAGCACGATCGCGAGCGCTCCGACGATCACCAGGATCCAGCCGATCGTCTCCGACGCCACGGCGTCGTCGATGCTCGCCGGCAGGTCGACGGCTCCGAGGGCGAGGATCAATCCGATCACCAGCAGGACGATGCCGAGTCCGATACCCATCACTTTGCTCCCTTGGTCGAGGACTGGGACCCACTGTGGCACAAATGCGGCACTCCCCGGCCGATTGCCCGGCCGGGGAGTGTTCGCGTCTGGGGGTGCCAGGATCAGAAGGCAGCCTCGTCGAGGTCCATCAGGGCCAGGTCGACGTTCTCGGCGAGCAGGCGCTCCGAGGTCAGCTTCGGCAGGTTGTTCTGCGCGAAGAACTGCGCCGCGGCAACCTTGCCCTCGTAGAAGTGGCGGTCCTTCTCGGAGACCTCGCCGGCAAGCTTGTCCAGGGCGACCTCGGCGCCCTTGAGCAGCAGCCAACCGCACACCACGTCGCCCAGCGCCATCAGCAGGCGGGTGGTGTTCAGGCCGACCTTGTAGATGTTGCGGATGTTTCCGTCGCCCTCGCCTGTGTTGCTCGAGGCGTCGGCCGACATCAGGTCGTTGATCATCGTGCCGACCATGGCGTTGGCGTCCTCGAGGGCCGTGGCGAGCAGCTCGCGCTCGACCTTGAGGCGACCGCCCGAGTCGGCAGCGTCGCCGGCCTTGATGAAGCCCTCGATCTCGGCAGCGAGGTGGCCGAGTGCGCGGCCCTGGTCCTTGACGATCTTCCGGAAGAAGAAGTCCTGGCCCTGGATCGCGGTGGTGCCCTCGTAGAGCGTGTCGATCTTGGCGTCGCGCACGTACTGCTCGATCGGGTACTCCTGCAGGAAGCCCGAGCCACCGAAGGTCTGCAGCGACTCGGTGCCGAGCAGGACCCACGAGCGCTCGGAGCCGTAGCCCTTGACGATCGGGAGCAGCAGGTCGTTGACCGCGGCGGCCAGCTTGGCCTCCTTGGTGTCGGACTCTCCGGCGGCCTCGGCGATCATCACCTGGTCCTGGTAGGACGCGGTGTAGAGAACCAGCGCGCGCATCGCCTCCGCGAACGCCTTCTGCGTCATCAGCGAACGACGTACGTCGGGGTGGTGGGTGATCGTGACGCGGGGCGCGGTCTTGTCGGCGGCCTGGGTCAGGTCGGCGCCCTGGACGCGCTCCTTGGCGTACTCGAGCGCGTTGAGGTAACCGGTCGAGAGCGTGGCGATGGCCTTGGTGCCGACCATCATGCGGGCGTTCTCGATGACGTCGAACATCTGGGCGATGCCGTTGTGCACCTCGCCGAGCAGCCAGCCCTTGGCGGGCTCGCCGCCGCCGACCTGCGGGTCGCCGAAGGTGACCTCGCAGGTGTTGGAGACCTTGATCCCCATCTTGTGCTCGACGTTGGTGACATAGATGCCGTTGCGCTCACCGGTCAGCTCGCCGGTCTCGTGGTCGAAGTGGTGCTCGGGCATCCAGAACAGCGAGAGTCCCTTGGTGCCGGGGCCACCTGCGCCCTCGACGCCCTCGGGCCGGGCCAGCACCAGGTGCATGACGTTCTCGGTCATGTCGTTGGTGGCGCTGGTGATGAAGCGCTTCACGCCGGTGACGTTCCACGAGCCGTCGTCGTTCGGGGTGGCCTTGGTGCGGCCGGCCCCGACGTCGGACCCGGCGTCGGGCTCGGTCAGGACCATGGTGCAGCCCCACTGGCGCTCGACCATGAACTGGGCGACCTTCTGGTCGCGCTCGTTGCCGTTGTTGTAGACGACGCCGGCGAACGGGGCGCCTGCGGCGTACATGTGCAGCGGGGCGTTGGAGCCGAGCACCATCTCGCCGATGGCCCAGTTGAGGCTGGAGGGAGCCGGGGTTCCGCCCAGCTCCTCGCGAATCTGGAGGCGCCAGTACTCGGCGTCCATCCAGGCCTTGTAGGACTTCTTGAACGACTCCGGCAGGGGAGCCGAGTGGGTCTCGGGGTCGAAGACCGGCGGGTTGCGGTCGCTGTCCTCGAAGGAAGCGGCGAGATCCTCGCGGGCGAGGCGGTCCACCTCGGCAAGGATCGTCTTGGCTGTGTCGACGTCGACGTCGGCGAAGGGACCCCGGCCCAGGACCTGGTCCCGGCCGAGCACCTCGAAGAGGTTGAACTCGATGTCGCGCAGGTTGCTCTTGTAGTGGCTCACGGACCCACCTTTTCCATGTTCAGGGGAGTGGACGAGCAGATGTCTCTACTCGTCAGTAACTTAAGTATGAATCGCAATCGCCGTGCACGCAAGGCGAGACGCGTCACTCAGCCGGGGATCGTGGACTGGATCACACGACAATCTGAGAGACTGGGCGCCATGCGCGTCTCCGCCAAGTCCGACTACGCCCTGCGTGCCCTGATCGAGATGGCGCATGCTGCCGGGGCCTCGCCGATCAGCGCGGAGGAGCTGGGTCGGCGCCAGGACATCCCCCACGGCTTCCTCCAGGCGATCCTGGCCGACCTCCGACGCTCGGGCATCGTGGTGTCCCAGCGCGGGCAGTCGGGCGGATGGCGGCTGACCGGCGAGGCGAGCACGGTCAGCGTGGCCGACGTCATCCGCGCGGTCGACGGCCCCTTGGTCTCCGTCTACGGCCTGCGGCCCGAGGCGGTCACCTACAACGAGAAGGCCGATGTGCTGCAGCACGTCTGGATCGCCGCGCGTCGTTCGCTGCGTGACGTGTTCGAGGAGGTCTCGATCGCCCAGCTCGCCGCCGGCACGCTGCCGGAGGCGGTCACCTCACGCACGGCCGACGAGGACGCCTGGCAACCCCACTGACCCCGAACGGGCAACTCTTGCGTCGCGAACGGGCAATTGTTGTCGGCCGAGCGGGCAGTTCTTGTCGCGCCCGCGCCATCCTGAGGTGCTTCGACTCAGGACGCCTCGCGCAGCACCATCCGACTGCCGGCTCGCGTGGGGCGGCGCCGCGTGAACTTCGTGACGTGGCCGCCCGGGTCTGCCTTCCGGATGCACAGTGCCAGACCGGCCAGCTCCTCGGCCAGGTCGACGAATGCCGCATCGTGGCTCAGGGGTGCAATGTGCACACGACCCGCCCTCAGGTGCGCCGACCAGCGAGCCCTGAGGGCTTCGGGGTCCTCGCCCTCGGTCGGCGTGATCACCACGTGCACGTCGAGTCCCGCAAGTCCGTCGATGACCAGCGCGGCCTGTTCGTCGTTCGCGGTAGCAAAGCCCGGCTGGCTCAGCACGAGGTCGGACCTGCACCTGAGAAGTGACCGACAGGTTCCCGCCCAAGCGCCGTCGACCTCACGACGCCTGAGGCCGACCGACTTGTGGGTGCGGAGCATCTCGTGGGCCGCCCGGTCGAGGTCGGGCTGCTCGACGTCGGCCACCAGGAGCTCGACACCGTCGAGCAGTGACTGCTCGGCGGCGAGCCCCGTGTGGACGCCGAAGGGTGGTCCGGTGGGCTCGGGCGACTTGGGTCCGATGTGCAGCAGGATCTTCTTCTTGCGTCCCATGCGTTGAGCGTGGCGTCCCGATCCGACGGGCCGGTTAACTGTCGGCGAACGTCGCCCGGATCCTGGCAGGACAGATTGCCAAGGAACTAGAACGAGTTTCAGTTTCGCCGTAGGGTGACCACCATGATCGAGTCTGAGTTCATCACCTGGGAAGCACCCGATGGCGACAACCCTGCGCGCCGGGCATCGCAGCGTTCCTACGACGCCGTCTCCCGCAAGGCGAAGGATGAGTGGCTCGCGCTCTTCGCCGACGATGCCGTCGTCGCCGATCCCGTCGGCCCCTCGTTCTTCGACGAGAGTGGCGAGGGGCACCAGGGCAAGGAAGCGATCGCGGCCTTCTGGGACATGGCGATCGGTCCGGTCGAGCGCTTCCAGTTCACCATCCGCGACTCGTTCGCCAACGGGAACGCCTGCGCCAACATCGGCACGTTCTCCACCCGGATGGCCGACGGCACCCTGGCCGACACCGACCTGATCGCCGTCTATCGCCTCGACGACGACGGGCTCATCGTGTCGATGAACGCACACTGGGAGATCGATCGCACGATGGCCACGATGCGCAAGGACGACACGACCGGCGCGTAGTCACTCCAAGGTGTCGGTGCGTGCGGCGATCCACTCCACGATCGGGCGGAGCTCACGCCAGTCCTCGCGCACCACGTCGGCGAGCTCCGGTGTGTGGATCACCGGTTCGAAGCCGTGGTGGCGTCCGAGCACCAGCGATCGATGCCGCAGCAGGTCGATCCGTGGATGGTCGACCTCGTAGCCCCGCGGCTTCGTCCTCAACCTGTCGCCGCCCACGTCCCAGCCGCGTCTCACCAACTCGGCAAGGAGGTCCTCCAGCTCGGCGCCGGTGCGCTGGTCGTCGATCGCTGCGCGCACAGCGGCCAGTCGGTGGGCGCTGGCCTCGTAGAAGCCACCGCCGGTTCGCACGCCCCGTGCCGAGACCTCGACGTACCACCCGGTGGCGGGGGCGCGGCCGACGAAGGCTCCCTGGTGCGTCTTGTACGGCGTCTTGTCCTTCGCGAAACGGACGTCGCGATAGGGACGGAACACCTTCGCCGTGCCGAACTCGGACTCCAAGGCAGCCGTCAGGGCGACCATCGGCGCCTTCACCGACTCGGCATGGACGTGCCGGTGTGCCTCCCAGAACGACTTGGTGTTGTCGACCTCGAGGTCGTCGTAGAAGTCGAGCGCTGCCTCGGGGAAGCCGGTGAAGGATGCTGGCGCGGTCACCCCGGCACGGTAGCCGACACCACCTCGTCGCCGCCCTCGCCGTAGGCACTGACGGTCAGCACGTTGCCGGTGCAGGACGGCTGGCCCAGGAACGCCTCGCCGTTGCCGGGCGATTCGTAGACGATCTCGAGGGTGGCGTCGGGCGTCCAGCGGAGCAGTCGCGCCTTGCCGCCCTTGTCGGCGTCGCGGCTGAAGTAGGCCGAGTCGCCGCACCAGGTCAGGGAGTTCGTGGCACCTTCGCCCAGGTCGTACGTCGTGCCGCCACTGCTGGCGTGGAAGTCACCGACCTCGACCTGGTTCTGCTTCCGGACCACCGACCACACATGACCGTCGGCCGTGGCGACCGCTTCCCAGCCCTTGCACTCGTCCACGCCCTCGATGGGGGTGACCTCCGCGCCGTCCACGTCGACCAAGGTGCGGCAGGAGACCGGGCGCTTGTCGTCGAAAGCCATCATCGACAGGCCATGGGGGGAGAGCGTCAGGTTCGAGAAGCCGTGTCGCTCGGGCGCGCAGTAGCCCTTCTCGCCGGTGCTCGACGCCAAGTCGTAGGTGGCCAGGCAGTAGTCGCTGCCCGGACGGTAGCTCGCGTAGGCGACGGTGTCGTCGTACGCCGCCCAGGGCCCACCCGGGCCCGGGGGCGGACTCGTGAGGCGCGACTGCTCGCCGGAGGCCAGGTCGACCAGGGTGACCTGCTGGGGCTTCTGCTCGGCCGCGTCCTGGGCCACCACGACGGCGGTGGTCGAGGTGAGGAAGGAGTCCACGATCCGGCGATCCTGGCCGGCCGGGATCTCGGTGGACTCGGTGCCCCCGAGCGTGGCCGTGGTGCCGTTGGTGTCGATGGTCAGCGACCAGTCGGCGCCGGTGTGCACGACGCCCTGGGCGGCGCCCCGACCGATCGCGGACCAGTCCAGAAGGTTCGTCGTCGGCTCGACCATGCCACTGTCCGGGCTGCTCGGCGACGACGATCCCGAGGGTGCCGGAGTCCCGCTCGAGCCGCTGGCGGGGCTGGGGTCGGCAGCGGGCTCGGTGTCGTCCGAGCCGCAACCGGCCAGGGTCGCGGCCAGCACGACGGCGACGGCCAGGTGGCCGGCGCGGTGGCCGGCCCGGTTGCCTGCGCGCATCAGACGCCGATGTTGTGCATCGAGTGGGCCTGGTTGGCGCGGTAGCTCTTGTAGGCGCCGCGCGTCTGGGTGCGCGAGATGAACGGCTCCGACGGGTCGAAGCGCTGCTGGTTCCACGGCTCGAAGTACTTCAGCTTGTTGGCCTTCGACCCGTTCTTGTCGTAGCCCCGCCCGACCTGGAAGTGGCCGCTCGCGTCGTCATCGAGGTAGGGATAGAACTGCCTGAGCAGGATCGGGTGCAGGATCACCGGTGCGTGGTAGTCGGTGATGTGGCGCATCTGCAGCTTCCACCACTGGCGGTAGGACCAGCTGCCGATGTCGAGCACGATGTACTTTCCGGCGAAGCGTTCCTTGTCCCAGCCGGTGTAGGCGTTGGTGACGCGGACCATCTCGCTGATCGCCGTGCCGCTCGTCGTGGTGCCGAGGCGGGCCGCCCAGTACCTCTGGGACTTGCGGGTGCCGCTGGCATTCCAGGCGATCGTCTGCATCGCGGAGACGCCACACCAGTAGGTGCGGTTCTGTTCCTTGATCCTGTTGCGGTTGAGGATCACGTCCTGCTGCGGGTAGTCCTTGGTGGACTTGGTGGTCGCCGTCGTCGTGTCGCTGGTGGTGGATCGGGCGGCGACCGGGGTGCTGTCCACGGTGATCTCCGGGTGGCGCTCGAGGAAGCCGTCGGGAAGGGGCTCCCCCTGCACCTGGTGGCGCAGCAGCCAGACCTTGCCCACGGACTCGGCGGCCTCGGTGAGCTCGGCGCGTTCGGCGGCGGCGCGCTTGCGGGGGCTCAGCGCGGCCCGCTGGCGCATGGCGTCCGCCACGGTCAGGTCACCGGTCGTCTCGGTCGAGCGGGACCGGGCGGCGAGGGCGGTCAGGTCGCCGGCCGCCTCGCGGCGTACGGACGCCTGCGACGCGGTGGTCCACCCGGTGTTCAGGCAGTAGCGCTGGCCCTCGAAGTCGGCGCAACGGACCTGGCTGTCGGCCAACGACGTGGGGCCGGCGCGCATGGCCGACCGAGCGGAGGCGGTCTGGCCCGCCTTCACCACGCGGTCGATCTCGGTCTGCATGGCTGGGGTGACCACGCTGGGGCCCGCCGTGGCGTTCGCCGGGAGCGCGGGGGTGCGGAGCGCATCTGGCGACGCGGCGGTGCCGGCTGTCGCCGATCCGCCGACCACCACGAGGGGTGCGAACAAGGTCAGGGCGAATGTGCCGATCGCGGCGCTTCGACGGCGGTGCATGGGGAAGACCTCGATGAAATCGGGAGTGGGCCGCGCCCCACTATTCACAGAGATCACGTGAATCGTCAATAGTCCCACAAGTCACATCAGACACAGACCGCGACACGCCGCCTGAACCACAAAGATGTCATTCATCGAGGGTGGTCACCGAGCCGGAAATCGTCCGGCCGGACGACACGAGAACTCGCGGCTCGGGGGACAAGAGCCCGCGGTTCGCGCAGGGAGGGGAGGAAGTGGAGCGGACGACGAGACTCGAACTCGCGACATCGACCTTGGGAAGGTCGCGCTCTACCAACTGAGCTACGTCCGCACGCCCGGCGGCCACTGGAGCTTGGCCGGACGAGGAGATGCTACTCGACCGGGGCGAGGAGTGGGCGGCGAGGGCTGAGCGAGTCGCCGGACGAGCGTCCGGTCAGGCGGCGGTGCACCCAGGGCAAGGCCTCCTCGCGGGTCCAGCGCAGGTTCTGGCCGACGGCGACGCGCCGCGCCACGGGAGGCGCAGCAGGCCGTGCCGGGGGCATGTCGAGCGGGTGCTCCACGTCGAGGGCGTCGAGCACGGCGATCGCCATTCGCTGGTGGCCGGCGGAGTTCATGTGCAGTCGGTCGTCTGCCCACAGGTCCCACCCGTGGTACTCCGGCATCCGCCAGAAGTCGATCAGCGTCGCCCCCCGTTCGTCGGCGACCTCGCGGACGAGCTCGTTGTAGATCGCGAACCGGCCGCGCAGCGGCGCGTACATGCGCGACGCGGAGGGGTCGTGCGCCGTCCACAGGACCAGGTGGGCGCCGGTGGCGGCGAGCCTGCCCAGCGCTTCGTCGTACCGTGCGACGAGCGCGTCGAGGTCGACCTTCGGTCGCAGCATGTCGTTGCCGCCGGCATAGATGGTGACCAGGTCCGGGCGCATGGCCACGGCGGGCTCGACCTGCTCGGCGAGCACGCCGTCGAGCTTGCGCCCGCGGATGGCGAGGTTGGCATAGAGGAACTCCGGGTCGCGGGTGGCCATCGCCTCGGCGAACCGGTCGGCCCACCCCCGCACGCCGTTGGGTCGGGCGAGGTCGACGTCGCCGACGCCCTCGGTGAAGCTGTCGCCCAGGGCGACGTAACGCTGGAAGGTCATGAGGGCATTGTGCTCGCCGGGTCCCCGGGGGTCGGCCGGCGGGTCCGAGCGGCTCTCCCGCCGCGGCGTGACTGACGGTAGGTTGTCGGCGTGCTTCTCTCAGACCGCGACATCCTGGCCGAGATCGACGCGAAGCGAATCGCCGTCGAGCCCTACGACCCGGCCATGGTGCAGCCCTCCAGCATCGACTTCCGCCTCGACCGGTTCTTCCGGGTGTTCGAGAACCATCGCTACCCGCACATCGATCCTGCGGCCGACCAGTCCGACCTGACCCGCGAGATCGAGGCGGAGGGCGAGGACCCCTTCATCCTGCACCCGGGTGAGTTCGTGCTCGGGTCGACCTACGAGGTCGTGACCCTCCCGGACGACATCGCCGCGCGCGTGGAGGGGAAGTCGTCGCTCGGACGCCTGGGGCTGCTCACCCACGCAACGGCGGGCTTCGTCGACCCCGGCTTCAGTGGCCACGTCACCCTCGAGCTGGCGAACGTCGCGACCCTGCCGATCAAGCTCTACCCGGGGATGAAGATCGGGCAGCTCTGCTTCTTCCGGCTCACCTCGCCGGCGCTGCACCCCTACGGCTCGGAGAAGTACGGCTCGCGCTACCAAGGACAGCGCGGCCCGACTCCCTCACGTTCCTTCCAGAACTTCCACCGAACGCCGATCGGCTGAGGCGCACGCCCGTGTGACGGGAGTCACCCCCGACCAAGGGCACCAGCCCCTTGCCAGATTCGCGGGGTGCAAGGTTAGGCTGACCTAAATAAGTCTGCCCTAACTTGAGAGGACGCCGCATGTCGCGCCCCCGTACCCTCTTCGTCGCCCTGATGGCGGCGGCGGCCCTGTCCCTGACCGCGTGCTCCACCGGATCCGCCGACGGTGACGAGGCCCCTGACTCGAAGGCGGTCACGGAGCCTGACGCCAACGCGTTCCCGGTCACCGTGGAGCACGCCTACGGCGAGAGCACCATCGAGTCCGAGCCCCAGCGCGTGGTCACCCTCGGCTGGACCGACCAGGACACCGCGCTCTCCCTCGGTGTCGTGCCGATCGGCGCCACCGACATCAGCTGGGGCGGCAACGAGCACGGGTCGACGCCGTGGTTCGACGCCGAGCTCGAGGAGCTCGACGGTGAGCAGCCCGAGCGACTCAGCGACGCCGACGGGGTGCCGATCACCGAGGTCGCCAAGCTCAACCCCGACCTGATCCTGGCCACCAACTCCGGCATCACGCAGAAGGACTACGACAAGCTCTCCAAGATCAACGGAGGCACTCCGGTCGTCGCGTTCCCCGGTGACCCGTGGCTGACGTCGTGGCAGGACTCGCTCGACCTGGTCGGCAAGGCCCTGGGGCGTACGGCGATCGCGGCCGACGTGAAGGAGCAGACCGAGGCCGCTCTCGCACAGGCCGGCGAGGAACACCCCCAGATCGGGGGCAAGTCCTTCATCTTCGCCTCCCTCTCCACCGCCGACATGTCGAAGATCGACTACTACACCGTCGCCGACAACCGCCCGCTGATCCTGGCGGAGACCGGGATGGTCAATGCCCCGATCATCGAGGAGCTGAGTGCCCCCGGGAGGTTCTACGGAACGCTCTCGGCGGACCGCGCCAAGGAGCTGGAGTCCGACGTGTTCATCACCTACGCCGAGACCGAGGACGACCTCGCCACGTTCGAGCAGGACCCGCTGCTGGGCCAGATCCCCGGCATCGCGAGCGGTCACGTGCTGGCCTCCGCGAACCAGACCGACGCGCTCGGCCTCTCCTCGCCGACCCCGCTCTCGATCCCCTACGCCATGGAGCACTTCATGCCGCAGGTGGCGAAGGCCGTCGAAGGCCAGTGACCCTCACGGCAACAGCGCCTGACCGAGTCGCCACACTCGGCCGGATGCGCCTGGCGACCGGCGCCGCGATCCTGATCGCGGCGCTGGTCGTCGTTGCCGCCTGCTCCATGCTGATCGGCAGTGTCACGATCTCGCCGGCTGCGGTGCTCGACGCGGCCCATCCCGACCACGGCATCGCCGAGTCGCGGTGGCCGCGCACCTTCCTCGGCCTGGCCGTCGGCGCGGCCCTGGGCCTCGCGGGGGCCTGCATGCAGGGCCTCACCCGCAACCCGCTGGCCGATCCGGGCATCCTCGGTGTCAACGCCGGTGCCGCCTTCGCGATGGTGCTGGCGATCGCGTGGTTCGGCGTCAGCGATCTCAACGGACGCCTCTGGTTCGCGCTCGCCGGTGCGGCGGTGGCCGCCGTGGCCGTGCACGCGATCGCCTCGCTCGGTCGCGACGGCGCCACCCCGATGAAGCTCACCATCGCCGGAGCGGCCCTCACCGCGGCGCTGACCAGCTGGGTCTCGGCCGTGCTGCTGACCGACCGCCAGACCTTCGACGTCTTCCGCTTCTGGCAGGTCGGCACGATCGGCGGTCGCGACTTCGACGTCCTCCTGACCGGCCTGCCCTTCCTGCTCGTCGGCGCCACCCTGGCCATCTTCGGCGCCCGCCTGCTCAACCTGCTCGCGCTCGGCGACGACCTCGCTCGCGGCCTGGGTCGCCGGGTCGCCCTCGACCGAGTCCTCGTCGGCCTGGCGATCGTCCTGCTGGCCGGCACCGCGACCGCTCTCGCCGGCCCGATCGCCTTCGTCGGGCTGGTGATCCCGCACCTCGTGCGGTCCATCGTCGGGTCCGACCATCGCCGGATCATCCCGTTCAGTGCCGGGT
Coding sequences within:
- a CDS encoding serine/threonine-protein kinase, with amino-acid sequence MIRLPAAGESFGRYQLERTLGHGGMGVVLAARDTTLGRDVAVKLVVPQYAADPGFRARFQQEAATLAKLDSAHVVSIFDHGEQDGVLFLVTQLVAGGDLLQLIHREGAMPPALAIDVLGQVVLGLCDAHAVGVIHRDIKPANVLLRGRGRDLDVFLCDFGIATTPGADLSRTGTVAGSLPYMAPERHRGEKAGVAGDVYAAGCLLWHVLTGSAPYAGTDVEVALGHIQGPIPQLPGKDDFSSAVNALLRRSMAKEPRRRHPSARALHAELAHLATLAPDSVLLPGATAFRAPIVLERGRRRWVPGTVAAVATGAVVVGTLFAAGFLEGDPERQAASVLGRSSTPSTVAAAKVVNEPPTLVPATSSESASSSEPTDAAEPGEGPRVRRRAARSGGDGGAGEGGGGDGGPVPTKRKDRTKTSTTPTPAPVNHYRCWNGDEVPDYSDCTRPLGWTGASYIFRDLPNLSDCRAVAQPASPNMVESWGCRYASGGTEKNWVTISRWYTSRNARSYYSSWFSGVASSGAWLRGDRRFGVAMSGRKGDRQRRFGVVRIYENEPWSVSVNATDKAARKAFFDRFHRYRYPNWLRGYKYQ
- a CDS encoding DUF6458 family protein, which translates into the protein MGIGLGIVLLVIGLILALGAVDLPASIDDAVASETIGWILVIVGALAIVLALVMNAQRSRTTHVVDDRRPPPPA
- a CDS encoding acyl-CoA dehydrogenase; translated protein: MSHYKSNLRDIEFNLFEVLGRDQVLGRGPFADVDVDTAKTILAEVDRLAREDLAASFEDSDRNPPVFDPETHSAPLPESFKKSYKAWMDAEYWRLQIREELGGTPAPSSLNWAIGEMVLGSNAPLHMYAAGAPFAGVVYNNGNERDQKVAQFMVERQWGCTMVLTEPDAGSDVGAGRTKATPNDDGSWNVTGVKRFITSATNDMTENVMHLVLARPEGVEGAGGPGTKGLSLFWMPEHHFDHETGELTGERNGIYVTNVEHKMGIKVSNTCEVTFGDPQVGGGEPAKGWLLGEVHNGIAQMFDVIENARMMVGTKAIATLSTGYLNALEYAKERVQGADLTQAADKTAPRVTITHHPDVRRSLMTQKAFAEAMRALVLYTASYQDQVMIAEAAGESDTKEAKLAAAVNDLLLPIVKGYGSERSWVLLGTESLQTFGGSGFLQEYPIEQYVRDAKIDTLYEGTTAIQGQDFFFRKIVKDQGRALGHLAAEIEGFIKAGDAADSGGRLKVERELLATALEDANAMVGTMINDLMSADASSNTGEGDGNIRNIYKVGLNTTRLLMALGDVVCGWLLLKGAEVALDKLAGEVSEKDRHFYEGKVAAAQFFAQNNLPKLTSERLLAENVDLALMDLDEAAF
- a CDS encoding Rrf2 family transcriptional regulator yields the protein MRVSAKSDYALRALIEMAHAAGASPISAEELGRRQDIPHGFLQAILADLRRSGIVVSQRGQSGGWRLTGEASTVSVADVIRAVDGPLVSVYGLRPEAVTYNEKADVLQHVWIAARRSLRDVFEEVSIAQLAAGTLPEAVTSRTADEDAWQPH
- a CDS encoding nuclear transport factor 2 family protein, encoding MIESEFITWEAPDGDNPARRASQRSYDAVSRKAKDEWLALFADDAVVADPVGPSFFDESGEGHQGKEAIAAFWDMAIGPVERFQFTIRDSFANGNACANIGTFSTRMADGTLADTDLIAVYRLDDDGLIVSMNAHWEIDRTMATMRKDDTTGA
- a CDS encoding DUF2461 domain-containing protein translates to MTAPASFTGFPEAALDFYDDLEVDNTKSFWEAHRHVHAESVKAPMVALTAALESEFGTAKVFRPYRDVRFAKDKTPYKTHQGAFVGRAPATGWYVEVSARGVRTGGGFYEASAHRLAAVRAAIDDQRTGAELEDLLAELVRRGWDVGGDRLRTKPRGYEVDHPRIDLLRHRSLVLGRHHGFEPVIHTPELADVVREDWRELRPIVEWIAARTDTLE
- a CDS encoding SGNH/GDSL hydrolase family protein, which translates into the protein MTFQRYVALGDSFTEGVGDVDLARPNGVRGWADRFAEAMATRDPEFLYANLAIRGRKLDGVLAEQVEPAVAMRPDLVTIYAGGNDMLRPKVDLDALVARYDEALGRLAATGAHLVLWTAHDPSASRMYAPLRGRFAIYNELVREVADERGATLIDFWRMPEYHGWDLWADDRLHMNSAGHQRMAIAVLDALDVEHPLDMPPARPAAPPVARRVAVGQNLRWTREEALPWVHRRLTGRSSGDSLSPRRPLLAPVE
- the dcd gene encoding dCTP deaminase, whose translation is MLLSDRDILAEIDAKRIAVEPYDPAMVQPSSIDFRLDRFFRVFENHRYPHIDPAADQSDLTREIEAEGEDPFILHPGEFVLGSTYEVVTLPDDIAARVEGKSSLGRLGLLTHATAGFVDPGFSGHVTLELANVATLPIKLYPGMKIGQLCFFRLTSPALHPYGSEKYGSRYQGQRGPTPSRSFQNFHRTPIG
- a CDS encoding iron-siderophore ABC transporter substrate-binding protein is translated as MSRPRTLFVALMAAAALSLTACSTGSADGDEAPDSKAVTEPDANAFPVTVEHAYGESTIESEPQRVVTLGWTDQDTALSLGVVPIGATDISWGGNEHGSTPWFDAELEELDGEQPERLSDADGVPITEVAKLNPDLILATNSGITQKDYDKLSKINGGTPVVAFPGDPWLTSWQDSLDLVGKALGRTAIAADVKEQTEAALAQAGEEHPQIGGKSFIFASLSTADMSKIDYYTVADNRPLILAETGMVNAPIIEELSAPGRFYGTLSADRAKELESDVFITYAETEDDLATFEQDPLLGQIPGIASGHVLASANQTDALGLSSPTPLSIPYAMEHFMPQVAKAVEGQ
- a CDS encoding iron chelate uptake ABC transporter family permease subunit — encoded protein: MRLATGAAILIAALVVVAACSMLIGSVTISPAAVLDAAHPDHGIAESRWPRTFLGLAVGAALGLAGACMQGLTRNPLADPGILGVNAGAAFAMVLAIAWFGVSDLNGRLWFALAGAAVAAVAVHAIASLGRDGATPMKLTIAGAALTAALTSWVSAVLLTDRQTFDVFRFWQVGTIGGRDFDVLLTGLPFLLVGATLAIFGARLLNLLALGDDLARGLGRRVALDRVLVGLAIVLLAGTATALAGPIAFVGLVIPHLVRSIVGSDHRRIIPFSAGYGAVLTVAADVVGRIVLPPTEVQVGIMTAVLGVPVFLWMISRRGLGGI